One window of the Triticum dicoccoides isolate Atlit2015 ecotype Zavitan chromosome 3B, WEW_v2.0, whole genome shotgun sequence genome contains the following:
- the LOC119282217 gene encoding uncharacterized protein LOC119282217 has product MGMEDQVEEALEGGVRYHLEGLDFSVGLALVLGGLDFRVALALILGALDFSVALALVGDLDSVAFSDPASIISAAAACSRTVVALYSDTQAQMVHHPLYDSLPSWDLIYGEKLFLG; this is encoded by the exons ATGGGCATGGAGGACCAGGTGGAGGAGGCCCTGGAGGGTGGGGTCCGGTACCACCTGGAGGGCCTGGATTTctcggtgggcctggccctggttctTGGGGGCCTGGATTTCCGGGTGGCTTTGGCCCTGATTCTTGGGGCCCTGGATTTCTCGGTGGCCCTGGCCCTGGTTGGGGATCTGGATTCGGTGGCTTTTTCGGATCCTG CTTCTATCatctctgctgctgctgcctgctCCAGGACTGTTGTGGCCCTCTATTCGGACACCCAGGCCCAGAtggtccaccaccccctttatgatAGCCTGCCGAGCTGGGACCTTATCTACGGCGAGAAACTATTCCTGGGCTAA